GGCGGGCGGTTCTGTCGGCAGTTGCAGACATGCAGCGGGCGGAAGGTTTCTCCGCAGCTGTCCCCAGAGTTGTCCCCAGGGTTGTCCACAACTCATCGCGCCTGTGGACAACTCCCTTCGGCGGCCCGGATCTGTCGGGGTGCGTCGTTACTGTCGGAGGCATGGCAGTTCTTCGGCTGTTCCTCCTTTTCCTGATGGCACCCGTGCTGGTCGCGCAGGCGGTCCGGGTGCGTCGGACGACTCCGCGGCTTCCCGGCGCCACGGGGCCGGTCGAGGGCTCTCTCGGATCCGGGCGACCGCTGCGGCTCACCGTCATCGGCGAATCGACGGTGGACGGCGTCGGCGCGCTGACCCACGCCGACGCGCTCACCGGGCAGCTCGCGGTGGGGCTCGCCCGCGCGTATCCGGACCGGGAGGTGCAGTGGCACGCGCTGGGCATCACCGGCGCGTCCGCGCGGGTGGTTCTCGACGAACTGGTTCCACGCGTCCGGGCGGTGGACGTCGTGGTCGTCGTGCTCGGCGTGAACGACACCCTGGAGCTGCACTCGGCCGCGCGGTACCGAAGGGATCTGCTGGCGATCGTCGTCGAGGTGCGGCGAAGGGCGGGCGACGTGCCGATCGTCCTCGCGGGCGTACCGCCGCTGGCGAGTTTCCCGTCCCTGCCCCGGCCGCTGCGGGACGTGCTGGGCGCGCGGTCGGTCGCGCTCGACCAGGCGGCGCGCACTCTGACGCGGCTCCCCGGGGTCACGCACATCCCGTTGGCGCCGGGATTGCTCCGTGCGGGAATGTTCGCCGCCGACCGTTTCCATCCCGGCCCGGTCGGTTACCGCGCCTGGGCGGCCGCGCTCTCGGAGGGATTACCGATCGTCACTGACGGTTGGCATCCGGGGGAGGTGACGCCGCCGTCCTGACCGGCAGGTTCGCAAAAATCCCAAAAACTTTGGCGCTCCGTGTATCTAGGCGCACCCTGGATGCGTCCTATAGGGCGAACCAAGGAAAGGGAGGGCCACATGCCTGCGGATCAGAAGGACGAGCGGCAGCCGGGAACCACCGTTCCGCCCGTCAAGACGAGCCCCGCGCCTGGGGCTAACCAGGGTGTGCAGCCGGACGGCAACCACGAGCCGTTCGACGACACCGGCACCGCCAAGTAGCCAGACGGGCGGCGCCCGGGAGCCGAGGGGGCTGCCGGACGTCGTCAGCCGGAGGGGTTCGGGGAGGAACTCTCCTCCGGCGGGGCCCGAAAGGGGAGCGGGCTCCCCTGGGGGCGGGAAGTACCGGTCGGCACGCGGAAGAGCAGCCGCTGCCGTCCGGTACGCACCCGCGCGACCGGCGACCTGCTCGGCAGAAGGGGGCGAGCAGGCCGTCGGCCGCTGCGACGCGAAAGACACTCGACAAGGACCGGCCGCCGCCGGTCCGGCAACGCGCTCGGCGCGGGTCTGGGGGACCCGGCTCCGGCCAGCCGGGTTCGGAGGGGACCCGGCTGGGCCGCCGAGCCCGCCGGAGGAGCGGAACGGCCATTCCTGGCTGGACTGGTCCGACGGGCTGGCGCGGCGGGACAGGCTCGGGGAGGGGCCTGTTCGGCTGGCGGGCTTTGCGGGCTGGTCCGGCGGAACTGGCGAACGGGTCTTGCTGACTTGTCGGGCTGAGCGGATCTCGGGGAGGGGTTCGCGAGGGCGACGGGTTGCGCGGGGCCGGTTCGGCGGATCGGCTCGCGGGCTGGTGCGGTTGGGCGGATTCGGGGAGGGATCTGTTCGGCTGGCGGGCTTTGCGGGCTGGTTCGGCGCAACCGGCGAGCGGGTCTTGCTGACTAGGCGGGCTGAGCGGATCTCGGGGAGGGGTTCGCGAGCGCGACGGGTTACGCAGGCCGGTTCGGCGGAACGGGCGGCTCGCCAGCCCGTCCGACCCAGCGGACTTCGGGGAGGAGTTCGCGCGTCAGACGGGTCGCGCGGGTCGGTCCGGATGGAGAGTTGGCTCGCGGCTCGGTTCGGCGAGGCGGGTTCGGGGAGGAATCCGCCCAGCCACATCGAGCCGGTGAGCCGACCCTCCGGAGTGGGGCAGCGGCTTCCGGGCCGGTGCGAGGCGGATTCGGGGGAGGGATCCGTCGGCCGAACCGGTCCGGCGGGGCGCGATGGGTCGTTTGGGGGACTCGTCGCGTCCGGACGGAGCTGTCGGGACACGGCCGTGCTGGAGGGGGAGCCCAGCCGGTCGTGTCCCGGCACCACGCCGGAGCAGCATCCCGCTTGACCTGCGCAAACCCCACAACCGAACAGCACGGAACCCGCACCGGAAGCCGCCCCGCCGGGCGCCACGAAAAAACTCACCCGAAAAAAGTCAGAGATTCATGTATCCCAGACCCAGTTGCCCGCTCCTCAACCAAGAGCCCACCCACCGGGCACCCGTCGTGCCCCTGGACACCGTCCGCATCATCCGTTCCACCGAAAGAGCGCGCACCATTCACGATCGATCCGGTACCCGACCGGAGAGGCGACCCGCGACGGGCCCGGCCGTGCCGACACGACCGGAGGCTTGCTCGCCCAGGTCGGCCCACCTCCGGAGTGAGGCAGCTACGGTGACCGACGTGCACACCACCGAGGTAGACCCGCCCTGGGAAGGCCTGACCGGCGCCGACCTGCACGCCGCTTGCATGGAGGCGGCGCGGGGCGGCGATCGGCGCGCGATGGCGAAACTCGTCGACGAGCTGACGCCGCTCGTGT
The nucleotide sequence above comes from Amycolatopsis sp. AA4. Encoded proteins:
- a CDS encoding SGNH/GDSL hydrolase family protein, with protein sequence MAVLRLFLLFLMAPVLVAQAVRVRRTTPRLPGATGPVEGSLGSGRPLRLTVIGESTVDGVGALTHADALTGQLAVGLARAYPDREVQWHALGITGASARVVLDELVPRVRAVDVVVVVLGVNDTLELHSAARYRRDLLAIVVEVRRRAGDVPIVLAGVPPLASFPSLPRPLRDVLGARSVALDQAARTLTRLPGVTHIPLAPGLLRAGMFAADRFHPGPVGYRAWAAALSEGLPIVTDGWHPGEVTPPS